One window from the genome of Montipora foliosa isolate CH-2021 chromosome 5, ASM3666993v2, whole genome shotgun sequence encodes:
- the LOC138002682 gene encoding nucleolar protein 58-like, whose protein sequence is MEYLQSIRGIGPTGSKFEAVVKAREPKIAEEIKLKALDKESKKSKRKEKKAKTDSDQAGEAMVPLVGKGEEEKPENGEEMNEDKIVENKSKRKDESGRVKDDIEEEKAEPNSLKEEKKRKKDSRFSKEDVEEDYVPEAKQGKREKRLQTKEEMMRKKIRRRELWRRRN, encoded by the coding sequence ATGGAATACCTCCAGTCCATACGTGGCATTGGTCCTACAGGATCAAAGTTTGAAGCAGTGGTCAAAGCAAGAGAACCAAAAATTGCAGAAGAGATTAAATTGAAAGCGCTGGATAAAGAAAGtaagaaaagcaaaagaaaagagaaaaaggcaaaaacagacagcgatCAAGCTGGAGAAGCTATGGTTCCTTTGGTTGGAAAGGGTGAAGAGGAAAAACCTGAAAATGGTGAAGAAATGAATGAAGACAAGATAGTGGAAAACAAGAGTAAAAGAAAGGATGAAAGTGGAAGAGTAAAAGATGACATTGAGGAAGAAAAAGCGGAGCCCAACagtttaaaagaagaaaagaaaagaaagaaagatagtAGATTCTCGAAGGAAGATGTAGAGGAAGATTACGTCCCGGAAGCGAAGCAGGGAAAGAGAGAAAAGAGACTACAGACAAAAGAAGAAATGATGAGGAAGAAGATCAGGAGACGAGAACTGTGGAGGAGAAGGAACTGA